The Bubalus bubalis isolate 160015118507 breed Murrah chromosome 21, NDDB_SH_1, whole genome shotgun sequence genome segment ACTTTTCAACAGCCGCCCAGCAGTCCTAGGTTCTAGCCTGGTACTTTAGCCCTGagggtgatagaattccagttgagctatttcaaatcctggaagatgatgctgtgaaagtgctgcactcaatatgccagcaaatttggaaaactcagcagtggccacagaactggaaaagatcagttttcattccaatcccaaagaaaggcaatgccaaagaatgctcaaactaccgcacaattgcactcatctcacacgctagtaaagtaatgctcaaaattctccaagccaggcttcagcaatatgtgaaccgtgaacttcctgatgttcaagctggttttagaaaaggcagaggaaccagagatcaaattgccaacatccgctggatcgtggaaaaccaagagagttccagaaaagcatctatttctgctttattgactatgccaaagcctttgactgtgtggatcacaataaactgtgggaaattctgaaagagatgggaataccagaccacctgacctgcctcttgagaaatttgtatgcaggtcaggaagcaacagttagaactggacatggaacaacagactggttccaaataggaaaaggagtacgtcagggctgtatattgtcaccctgtttatttaacttatatgcagagtacatcatgagaaacgctggactggaagaaacacaaactggaatcaaggttgccgggagaaatatcaataacctcagatatgcagatgacaccacccttatggcagaaagtgaagaggaactcaaaagcctcttgatgaaggtgaaagtcgagagtgaaaaagttggcttaaagctcaacattcagacaacgaagatcatggcatccggtcccatcacttcatgggaagtagatggggaaacagtggaaacagtgtcagactttatttttctgggctccaaaatcactgcagatggtgactgcagccatgaaattaaaagacgcttactccttggaaggaaagttatgaccaacctagatagcatattcaaaagcagagacattactttgccaacaaaggtccggctagtcaaggctatggtttttcctgtggtcaagtatggatgtgagagttggactgtgaagaaggctgagcgccgaagaattgatgcttttgaactgtggtgttggagaagactcttgagagtcccttggactgcaaggagatccaaccagtccattctgaaggagatcagccctgggatttctttggaaggaatgatgctaaagctgaaactccagtactttgaccacctcatgcgaagagttgactcattggaaaagactctgaggctgggagggattgggggcaagaggagaaggggacgacagaggatgagatggctggatggcatcactgactcgatggatgtgagtctgagtgaactccgggagttggtgatggacagggaggcctggcgtgctgcggttcatggggttgcaaagagtcggacacgactgagcgactgatctgatctgatctgcgaTTCGCAAACATGCTGTGCTTGCGCTTCCGGCCCGCTCGCCCACTCCAAGCACTCAGTGCAGTCGAGGCGCCCACGGTTCGTGAGAAACGTCGGGCACTCTCCCACGAGTGAAGGGGAAAGATGAACTGGATCCAGAACAGACCTGAGCAGGACGATGACTAGCCAGGGGCATTGATGCGCGCTGGTACCCAGGGACGCGAAGACAAGCAACAGCGACCTTCAGGGAGTAAGTTAATTTTTCCGATCTCCTCCGCCAGGGGGCGGCCGAGCGCCAAGACCCCAGTACTGCGCCTGCGCCTCGCGCCTCTACGCATGCGTGGCGCGGCCCAGCGTCCTCTGGCGCTTAGAAGATGGCGGCTTCCGCGGTTTGCCGGGCAGCTGGCGCCGGGACGCGAGTGCTGCTGCGCACCCGCCGCTCGGTGAGGTGGCAACGAGAGCGCAGAGCTGTGGGGAGCGGGGCTTCGGAACGCGGACCGGGAGCGGGCTGTTAGTGCCCGTAGAGAATGGGGAGGTCGCGGGGTCAGGGCCGTGGGAAGGTCACGGCCCAGGGCGCGAATGGGAGTCTCGTGGACCACCTGAGCACGGGGACGGGGATCCCACACTGCAGGCCTGCAAGCTGAGGCGCGACCCCCTACTCTAGTCCTCAGTCCCGGTCGCCCTTTTCCAACAGCCGGCCCTGCTGAGGTCGTCTGACTTGAGGGGCACCGCCACCTACGCCCAGGCCCTCCAGAGCGTGCCAGAGACGCAGGTCAGCCAGCTGGACAACGGGCTGCGAGTGGCCTCGGAGCAGTCTTCTCAGCCTACCTGCACGGTGAGCGGAGTCCGCTGTCAGGAGGGCGCCTCCATGTTGGGCACGGCCTCCTTTCCCAGGTCGGGGTGTGACCTTGGGCTCTATGGTTTGGGTCAGACTCTCCTCAGTCACCCTGAGGATTGACCCTCCTACTCCAGTCGCGATTCTAACCATGCCTTGACTTCGTGGAGGCAGTTCTCACTAAACCAATGCACATTTAGCATGTGATGCCTGCCAGTCAGGAGGCCAACTCCCTTTTCAGCTTTTTCTTTAGCAGCCCATTGGATTCAGAGACTTAGGTGACTGCCAGCCTCATGGCCCAAAGTTGTAATCCCTTGGCTAGATTGGAAATGTATTGCAAAAGAAAACCACTTGAAAATTCCAGTTAAATGGataattttcctgaagattggCTCAAAGATAGATATCTTGGTTAGGTAAACAGGAGAGAAGATTCTCAAGAGGTGATCTGTCTTTTTCtcattccacccccaccccctctccaagTGGTTTGATTGGTAAATTCTTTGAGTTTTCCAGGAATAATGTCCTGTGATGCAAGTTGTGACTGAACACTGCAAAAGGTGATGGGTAGCTTTCTTACTACATGACACCTGTATAAGCTGACACACAACCTGTTAAGAAAACTTGATCGAGAATGCTGTATTTCATGGACACTAAGatgcccagggcttcccaggtggctcagtggcaaaagaacccacctgctaatgcaggaaacacaagagaaatgggtttgatccctgggtcgggaagatcccttggagaaggaaatggcaacgcactgtggaattcttgcctgggaaatcccatggcagaggagcctggcaggctacagtccatggggtcacaaagagttggatgcgacttagcgactgagagcaaaaatgaaacaaaagatgcCCTTGATCTTAAGGAGCACCGCTGTGCTCAAGTGCCAGAGAAAGAATGCTGTCAATTGTAATCAAGGAATACTATGGATTACAAAATGCATCTGTTGAAGGTGTTAGATGAGTAGTAGATGATGTTCATGTAAGAATTTATGGTATATAGCGCATACATGAACGTCTCTTAGAAAGTAGATGTGAGCATTTTAAATCAGCTACAATAcaaatagtaaaagaaaagatTAGATCTGTGTTACCATGGGGGTGAGTAGTGTGATGTGCATTTCACAGCACACAAGGAAGCTATTACAATTATAAGAATCTCTCATTGGGTGCCAAGGTGTGTTGGCAGTGTTAGGTGTCCAGGTCtgattaaaaagattttttaagtatGAATGAGCCTCCTCCTTTAATGACGAAAGAACGCAATCTCCAGGACAAAAAGAGGGTGTAATttttaggaaggagaaaaaaagttgtTTGTAAGTGATTAGTAGTTTGCCgagaagaaacaaagaatcaACTGAAAAGTGAGACtgaatttaagaattttctgcagtgacGGGACAGGTGAATGTGCAGTTAGAAGCTTCCCTGGGAGTCTCGTCACCAGCAGAGATCAGCAGGGATTAAAGGTGATGCAGCGTGACTAGTCAGTCAGCTGGCGCCCGAGCTTCCAACCTCGGGGCCTACTGAGAACATCTTCCCCACCTGGAACCGTGAACCCCTGTCTGGGGCTTGTTCTGGATCCCGCAGGGTCGGGTGTGAGTGGGGGCTGGGGTCTGTTTGTTTGTTACCTTTCTTGGTGATTTCTTGTCCAGGTGGGGGTATGGATTGATGCCGGCAGCCGTTACGAGACTGAGAAGAACAACGGGGCCGGCTACTTTGTGGAGCATCTGGCTTTCAAGGTGAGGCTCCTAAGTCCTGCATCTCCCCTGTACTGAGGGCTTCCTGCTGTCCCTCCTGAGTATGCCAGTCAGAAAAGTTAGCCTCCTCACTTAGGACTGTTAGCAAGGGGGCGGAGGGAAGCAATCTCTGTCTGGCTTTCCTGGGAGACGCCACGTGGGCCAGGCCTCTCCTGAGTGAGTTCTTACCTGGTAAACCCCTGCACAAGGTCCCCAGAGCCAGAAAAACCCCAAGGAGCATGGGAGCCCTGCTCTTCATCAGAAGCCAGGCCTGTGTTGTTTGCCTGCACAGATGTAGAATTGTGGATGTACACATGCATTGTAACAAGTCCAGCAACTTAGTTTTTGTAAAATGCTGTGTATCTCTGATTTGTAAAATCAAGTAGGAGCTTTCATGAGGATGAGAACAACCCCTTAGCCATCCTGTGTTTGCATGGAGTAAACAATGAGTTTCTAAACgaatgaaaaaaatagagatgATACGGGGTTGGTGAGGGTATGGAGCAGGAATGGGCAGCTAGCCAGCTCCAGCGTCACACATGTGCGTGTCAGTCTCAGCATGCGGGTGTGTGTCATTGGACAGcagtactcacacacacacatgcaggacgAAGGCTGAGCCCCACAGAGGCCCCtggcacacacacagaatcataCATGGTGTGAGGGAGAGTGGGGAGCAGCATTGCCTGAGCACAGTGTGAGTTCACCTGACCACGGCTGTCAGTAAGCGAGGGCTGGTGAGGTCAGGCTGCCATGGGCGCTCTGCAGTCACATGCGCTCCCCCGAGCTGTCCCCCCTCTTGGTGTGGGGGTGCTAGATTTCTGTTAACACTTGCTTTGGGCATGCCCTTCTTCCCTGGCCCCTGGATGTCTCCATTCTGTCGGGCCACGATGCTGTTGCCTTGATGAGCTTAAGGCCTGCTGAGCACTTGGTGACCCCCAGACTCTGGGCCCTGAAACCCCATAGTCTTTGCTGAGGGCACTACCTTGTGGACCAGTGGTCCTGCTGGGACTTCAGCCTATGAGGATGCGGGATCTTGGGCTCCCATGTGGCTGGTTCCAGGGAACAAAGAATCGGCCTGGCaatgccttggagaaggaggtggagagCATGGGGGCCCATCTTAATGCCTACAGCACCCGGGAGCACACGGCTTACTACATTAAGGCGTTATCAAAGGACCTGCCAAAAGGTAAgcctggagggcagggctggcacGCAGTAGGGCTCCCCGGGTGCAGAGGACAGGCGCTCAGGAGCCCCTGGCCTGACTGAAGAATGGGGTGACCCTTAGAGAAGGGCCTTGACACCAAAGGGGTCAGGCCTGGGGGGTTTATGCTGTTACTGTCTCCACACCTGTCCTCCTTGCACCCAGCTGTAGAGCTCCTGGCCGATATCGTGCAGAACTGCAGCCTCGAGGACTCCCAGATTGAGAAGGAGCGGGATGTGAtcctgcaggagctgcaggagaatGACACGTCCATGCGGGACGTGGTCTTCAACTACCTGCACGCCACAGCCTTCCAGGGCACACCTCTAGCCCAGTCCGTGGAGGGACCCAGTGAGAATGTCAGGTGCGAGCTGGCCGGTCCAGGGGCAGGTCGTCCACTTATTGGGGCCTGGGCAGGCCACAGCCGCAGGAGTTTGCATTTACTTGGCCGAGTGCCTGTGCTGTTTATTTTCCTAATTCACACAACTGGAGACGTTTTCTGTGTTGCCACATGTTCCCCAGGAGTCTTTTTGAATGTTTGTGTGGTCCCCACTCAAATTGCGGGCTTTGTTTCCATGTGTGTGTCCTGCCAGCCTGAGGGAGGGTGCTCTGGGGGTCCCTCCACGTGGCTTCTTGTCCTCTGGTAGGAGGAGCCCTGCCGCTGCCCCTGAAGCCCCCATGTCAGCCCACACCCTCCTTGGAGGGGACTCCAAGCCTATCCTGAAGTTGGACGTGAGAGGCCCCAGTGAGGGCTGCCCTCTTGGCCCCAGAGTGGCAAGTGCCAGAGATGGGGCAAGGATCTGGTGAAGCTGAGTCTCCTTGTCTGTCTCCTCCGCCCCATTTCGTGTGACCCACATCACTGCGGTCTGGGAGCAGTGTTGACCCCTTGGCGGGGTGTCTTGCAGGAAGCTGTCGCAGGCAGACCTGACCGAGTACCTCAGCCGGCATTACAAGGCTCCCCGAATGGTGTTAGCAGCAGCTGGAGGTGAGCAGCGGGCTGGTTGAAGCCCTGTGGTAATGgggggtgggctgggctgggctacGGCCTTGATTAGCAGGGCCAGGTCTCCTGGTTCTGACTGTGGGGGATCCTCCATTCCTGTGGACCCTATTCCCGCCCTGTCCTGTCCTTGAGGGGCGTGACCTCGGTCCTGTGCTCTCTGAGGTGGGGTGGGATTCTGCTGGGCCACCTAGGGCTGCTGCTCGCCTTTCATGCACGCCTCAGTTGGCCTGCTGGCCTCTGCAGGCCTCAGGACTTTCTCAGGCTCACCTGGTCCTTGGAGACGCAGGTTGAGGCTGGGGGAGATTCAGGCCTCCAGCCTGTTCCTCTTGGCCTTGTGGGAAACCGGACATCGGATGGTAGATGCAAAGTGCCCCAAAAGGAAGGCACGGTGTGGTCAGGGGATTTTTGTGGGGGACTCAGAGGttagggtggagaaggcaatggcaccctactcaagtactcttgcctggaaaatcccatggatggaggagcctggtgggctacagtccatggggtcgctaagagtcggacacgactgagcgacttcactttcacttttcactttcatgcattggagaaggaaatggccacccactccagtgttcttgcctggaaaatcccagggacgggggagccgggtgggctgccgtctatggggtcgcacagagttggacacgactgaagcgacttagcagcagcagcagcagaggttagGGAGGTGCTTTTGAAGTACTTGTCATTTGAACAGAGAACTGAAGAGTGGTGGGATTTAGTTACATGGGGAGTGGGGGGTCTGCGCAGAGGGGCAGAGCAGTGTCACGGGCTCTGTGATGGGAGGCTTGCTCTGCTGCcatgtggtcttccctggtggctccgctgtaatgaatccacctgccagtgcaggagacgtgggtttgatccttgggtcaagaagatcccctggagaaggaaatgcagcccaccccagtgttcgtgcctgaaaaaatcccatggacacagaagcctggtgggctacagtccatggggtcgcagagttggacacaacttagcgactaaacaacagcagctgCTGCCATGTCAGGGCCGAGTGGAAGCAGGCGGATGCAGGGAGGGCTTGTGGCAGGTGCCTGGTGGGAGGcggcaggaggaagggagagaagcgGATGAACTCAAGACGGGTTTGTAGATGGAAGCCTGATGGACGTCTGAGCCAGGAGGGGACAGGAGCAGGTCAGGGATGCCGCCCCAACGAACGGTAGCTGGCTGGACGAGAGAGACTGATAGGAGGAGCTCGGCTGGTGACCTTGGGGCTAGTGAACCAAGAGTAGTTTGAGCTCCTGACACATCAGACCTGCAGGATCTGAGctcaaggaaggaaagaataaaaggcagaggcaccTGGCGGCCTGTACCTGGGGGTGCCGCTTTGTACCACAGCGCCCACTGGTCAAGGGGCTGGGGCAGCGGAAGCTGCTGGTGGAGAGGAGGTCCGGCAAGGGCATGAGACATGAGTTTGTGACATTGCTGCTCCATGTCCCTGGCACAGGGGGCCCCAGAGCTAGTCACAGCTCTGCGTGGCGCTTCTTTGTGCCCTCTCACCAGCCCTACAGAATCTGCTTGAGGAAGGGCTGGAGGGGTGAGGCAGGACGGGTGGCCTCATGCCCAGGGGCAccagtcttgtgtgtgtgtgtgtgtgtgtgtggtgctggTGAGAGTGCGTCACGTGAGGGCCCGTCCTTCAGTCTGGCTGACGTCTGCTGCTTCCTTGTGGCCGAGGTGGTGGGAGCTGTTGGGCCCTGGGGGTCTGCCCTGCCTGCTGCCGAGCTGGAATGAGTCTGtggaggctcctctgccctcaccTGGTCCTGATGTCCTGTCTTGGGGGTTCTCCCATCGAGGCAGGACACGGGGTCCTGTGCCTCTGTGTGGCGTCTTGGGCCCGGCTGACCGGTAAGCACACTGTCCATCTCGGCAGGGCTGGAGCACCGGCAGCTGCTCGACCTTGCCCAGAAGCACTTCAGCGGGCTCTCCGGGACATACGACGAGGACGCTGTGCCCACCCTCAGTCCGTGCCGCTTCACTGGCAgtgaggtgggtgggggtggcgcTCCCGTGGGCCTGGCTCTTTCACGACTCCGGAGGTGCCTCGGGAGTTGGGCCGGGGTCCCGCGGCTGCTGCCTCCCAGGCACACGTGGTGATGCTTGCATGCACACGCTCCCAGCCACACTTGGCACCTTTGCTGTCGCCGGGGCGGTCTGGCTGTCCCTCAGCTTTGCCACGTCCCGTTTCAGATCCGCCACCGTGAGGACGGCCTGCCTCTGGCCCACGTGGCCATCGCAGTGGAGGGGCCTGGCTGGGCCCACCCGGACAACGTGGCCCTCCAGGTGGCCAACGCCGTCATCGGCCACTACGACTGCACCTACGGTGGCGGCGCAGTGAGTGGACGGCGGGGACCTCGACTCGGGGGAGGCGCAGCTGGGCGGCGGCGGGGACCTCGACTCGGGAGAGGGGCAGCTGGGCGGCGGCGGGGACCTCGACTTGGGAGAGGGGCAGCTGGGCGGCGGCGGGGACCTCGACTCGGGAGAGGGGCAGCTGGGCAGCGGCGGGGACCTCGACTCAGGGGAGAGGGGCAGCTGGGCGGCGGGCGCTCATCCTGCAGATTTCAGGGGCGGGTGGCAGAGAGGAGGGCAGGTGCTGACCACCCTGGCCCCTGGTAGCACCTGTCCAGCCCATTGGCTTCCATCGCTGCGACCAACAAGCTGTGCCAGAGTTTCCAGACCTTCAACATCTGCTACGCAGACACTGGGCTGTTGGGCGCGCACTTCGTCTGCGACCACATGAGCATCGACGACATGATGTTCGTCCTGCAGGGCCAGTGGTGAGTGGCGGCCGCTGCTGGCCCTGGCTGCGGGAGGCTTGGGGACCGCAGCGTCTCTCAGGATGACTCCCACCTCGCCCCTGCCCTAGGATGCGCCTGTGCACCAGCGCCACAGAGAGTGAGGTGGTCCGGGGCAAAAACCTCCTCCGAAACGCTCTGGTGTCTCATCTGGATGGTGAGTCCTGCAGCCCTGTGgctaggggtggggtgggtatgGGCGGTGACAGTCCCAGCACGACCAGTGCTCCTGACCAAGACCAGCAAGGACGACGTTGGCGGTCACGTTGTGTCCCACCACTGCCCCTTCCCCAGGGGCCTGGGGTTTCAGGGACCCTTTGTGGGCGGgcctgagaagcccatggataCAGGTCAGGTTGTACAGGTGAGGATTGTGGTCTAGGATCAGGCCGAGTCAGTGCAGAACCCTGGAGGTTCGGTGCGGGCCTGTGAGCCTCCCTCACCCTTGCAGGCACCACTCCCGTGTGTGAGGACATCGGACGCAGTCTCCTTACGTACGGCCGCCGCATTCCCCTGGCCGAGTGGGAAAGCCGGATTGCGGTAACAGGCCCCTGGGGGGAGAGGGCTTTGGGAGTCTTGAGCTGCCAACTCACAGAGGGTGGGGCGTTGAGGCAGACTGCTCCTGTGGGCGCCCCGGGGGTGTAACcggggggcagggcagaggcGTGGGTGGCTGTGGGGTGCCTGGGGCCCGTGGAAGCCTGTGGCCAGGGAGCCCTGCCGCCGTTCCCCTTTCGGGTGCGGGGTCAGACCCTCGGTGTGTGGGGAGATCTTGGTCACTGGATGCTGTTGACTGGTCCCCAGAGGCATTGCCCCTTAGTGTGCCCTCTGCGTCGTCCTGTAGGAGGTGGACGCCAGGGTGGTG includes the following:
- the LOC102405660 gene encoding cytochrome b-c1 complex subunit 1, mitochondrial, whose product is MAASAVCRAAGAGTRVLLRTRRSPALLRSSDLRGTATYAQALQSVPETQVSQLDNGLRVASEQSSQPTCTVGVWIDAGSRYETEKNNGAGYFVEHLAFKGTKNRPGNALEKEVESMGAHLNAYSTREHTAYYIKALSKDLPKAVELLADIVQNCSLEDSQIEKERDVILQELQENDTSMRDVVFNYLHATAFQGTPLAQSVEGPSENVRKLSQADLTEYLSRHYKAPRMVLAAAGGLEHRQLLDLAQKHFSGLSGTYDEDAVPTLSPCRFTGSEIRHREDGLPLAHVAIAVEGPGWAHPDNVALQVANAVIGHYDCTYGGGAHLSSPLASIAATNKLCQSFQTFNICYADTGLLGAHFVCDHMSIDDMMFVLQGQWMRLCTSATESEVVRGKNLLRNALVSHLDGTTPVCEDIGRSLLTYGRRIPLAEWESRIAEVDARVVREVCSKYFYDQCPAVAGFGPIEQLPDYNRIRSGMFWLRF